A region of the Arcobacter sp. F155 genome:
AGTTAACTTAATAATTTTACTGGGGTTATATTATGACAAAAAAAGCAATATTGATAATTACAGATGGAATTGGACACAATGAATCTGACAAGTTTAATGCATTTACAAATGCTACTACACCTACTTATGATAACTTATTCAAGAATGTTCCTTACTCATTAATTCATACTTATGGAGATCATGTTGGATTACCAAATGGACAAATGGGTAACTCAGAAGTTGGACATATGACTATTGGAAGTGGAAGAGTTTTATACCAAGATTTAGTAAAAATAAATATGGCTATTGAAAACGATAATTTAAAAGACAATGAAGTTCTTAAAACAACAATAGATTCATCTAATAATATTCATCTTCTTGGATTAATTAGTGATGGTGGTGTTCACTCTCATATTAATCATATTATTGCCTTAGCAAAAATTGCAAAAAATAAAAATAAAAAAGTATTTATTCACGTAATTACAGATGGAAGAGATGTAGCTCCTAACTGTGCAAATAAATATATCCAACAGCTTGTAGATATCTGTGATGATGATATTAAAATTGCAACTGTAGCTGGAAGATATTTTACAATGGATAGAGACAATAGATGGGAAAGAGTTCAAAAGGGTCATGATGTTATTGCATTTGCAAACCCAAAAACATCTACAAATATTTTAGAATATCTAGAAAATTCATATAAAAATGAAGTATTTGATGAATTTATTGAGCCAACTGCATTTGATGGATATGAAGGTTTAGAAGAGAATGATGGTATTATTTTCTGTAACTTTAGATCTGATAGAATGAGAGAAATATCAACTGCAATTGCAAATAAAGATTTCTCTGAATTTAAAAGATTTGAAGGTAATCTAAATATTGCAACTATGACACAATATGATAAAAACTTACCTCTTCCTATACTATTTCCTAAAGAGACTCCTAAAAATACTTTAGCAGAAGTTATTTCAAATGCAGGATTATCACAAGTTCACACAGCAGAAACAGAAAAGTATGCACACGTGACTTTCTTCTTTAATGGTGGAGTTGAAGAACCTATGTTAAATGAAAGTAGAGTTTTAATTCCATCACCAGATGTTGCTACATATGATTTAAAACCAGAGATGAGTGCGCCTGAAGTAAGTGTTGAAGTTCAAAAATCAATGGACAATGAAACAGACTTTATTGTTGTAAATTTTGCAAATGGAGATATGGTTGGACATACTGGTGTTTATGAAGCTGGTGTTAAAGCTGTTGAAGCAGTAGATAAAGAGCTTGGAAAAATCTTTGAAAAAGCAAAAGAGCTTAATTATAGTGTTGTTTTAACAAGTGACCATGGTAACTGTGAAATGATGAAAGATGAGTCAGGAAAAACTTTAACAAATCATACTGTTGGTGATGTATATTGTTTTGTTATGGCTGATAATGTAAGTAAAGTAAATGAAGGTAGTTTAAATAATATTGCACCTACAATTCTTAAACTTATGAATTTAGATATTCCAGAAGAAATGGATGAGGCCTTAGTTTAACTATGTCTAATGCTGTAGAT
Encoded here:
- the gpmI gene encoding 2,3-bisphosphoglycerate-independent phosphoglycerate mutase, with the protein product MTKKAILIITDGIGHNESDKFNAFTNATTPTYDNLFKNVPYSLIHTYGDHVGLPNGQMGNSEVGHMTIGSGRVLYQDLVKINMAIENDNLKDNEVLKTTIDSSNNIHLLGLISDGGVHSHINHIIALAKIAKNKNKKVFIHVITDGRDVAPNCANKYIQQLVDICDDDIKIATVAGRYFTMDRDNRWERVQKGHDVIAFANPKTSTNILEYLENSYKNEVFDEFIEPTAFDGYEGLEENDGIIFCNFRSDRMREISTAIANKDFSEFKRFEGNLNIATMTQYDKNLPLPILFPKETPKNTLAEVISNAGLSQVHTAETEKYAHVTFFFNGGVEEPMLNESRVLIPSPDVATYDLKPEMSAPEVSVEVQKSMDNETDFIVVNFANGDMVGHTGVYEAGVKAVEAVDKELGKIFEKAKELNYSVVLTSDHGNCEMMKDESGKTLTNHTVGDVYCFVMADNVSKVNEGSLNNIAPTILKLMNLDIPEEMDEALV